TTTCTTGGATCCGTAACCATAATTCATTAATAATTTTAGTTGCATTGCACTTCATTTATTTATatctaaattatatttattttataattatatgtcATTTTCATTTTCCATGTTTTGTATGTTGTGGGACATGTCAATTAATACATAAAATTGGAAAGTTGGTTGATGCAGAATTCTAGTTCTTTGTATATAATGTTTTGGTAAAGTCAATAattggtaagaaatgagattttggtTTACCATGATCATAATTTGAATCATGCAGCTTCACATTGGTCACGAGATGACAAAGTTTTCCTCAACAACCAATGGTTGACACCAAATCAAGATCTTTAAAACTAATGAACAACAACAATTGAGCCACCAATCAAACAAGCTTCCGCACCAACTCTTTGAAGATCTTATCAAGACAATAACATTCAAAGAAACAAACCAAAGTCCAATCAAGGAGGAGCAAGAGAACGCAATAATAGAGGGGGAGCAAGAGAATTGATCAATATAGGGGGAGCCAAATTATCACACTACTCAAGCTTCGTCATAACAAAGCTCTTTCTCATTAACAAGACAAGTCAACAACAAGTCAACAACATCATTTCAAGGCAACACAATCAACAATCATACAAGATAATCAACAAATCTTCACTGGCTACCAAAATCAACTGCCTACAAAGAAGACAAGAGAAATCAATTTACATTCACCAAAGAcaacttgaaagtgtttggaagttattccacatcggtcatggacaaaaacaaatgtatgcatataagtcaaatgggaagtccctctatcaccaattgattttagaaaagGGTGAACTCTAGAACTTATGTGTCGTACATGTTGTTAGACTATATgatttatcaattctgtcatggtatcagagcttagatGGACGGTTTGTTCTACAGCGAGTCCGAGTCAGGCTCCCATGAGTGTGGcgccgtcgctacaaagagattGAGTCAGGCCTTCTTCTTACTGCCATCTCTACAAGcgttccacgcctcgatgtgagggggcgtgtttggaagttatcccacatcggtcatggacaaaaacaaatgtatgcatataagtcaaatgggaagtctctctatcaccaattgatttttGAAAAGGGTGAACTTTAGGACTTTTGAAAAGGGTGAACTCTAGGACTTATGTGTCGTACATGTTGTTAGACTATATGATTTATCAATTCTGTCACAAAGCCTTCAATAAGTCTTCCTCAAAGAAGTTCAAAGACTAAAGATGGTCAACGACAAACTGcatctaagggggagattgttaagtCTAATTTTAGATGCAATTTGTATTTAGTCTTAGGAGTATAAATACCTCCACCTAGCTTAGTGATAAAGCTAACCTTTAGACAACTCTCATTTATACCAATTCcctcacacacaaacacacacttaGCCAATTCTCTCAACCCTCACTTTTGTAATCACTCTCTCAACTTGTAATCTTGACATATAGTTGTGTTTAATTAtgtgtttatcatcatcatcattcatcatcatctgaATCATACAACATCTATTATCATCTATATACATAgtgcatacatatacatatagatacaacatatatatacattcatttCACTGTTTCATTCAAAATCGTATGCAAGCATGAATTAATCTGGTTTCTAGAAATATCAATCAATTTTGCCAGTAAGCTTCCTCCAGTGGAAAGAACGTATTATCAATCAAAGCTGGCCATACAGGTGACAAAAGGTAATCATCTGAAGATAGTTTAGCAGCAGATACATCTTGAGTGATGATATGATTCCATGACTTGTAATAAGCCAACGGATCTTCTTCTTTCTTGTTTTTCTCACCATACACTAGGCTAATCCCATACTCACTTAAATGTGCATAATCTTGTCCATTACCAAACTGATTCACATATGATGAAGAAGAGTACGAAGAAGCGTAATTAGTTTTTGCATTGAAATGAACACTAACTTCATCGCCAACTTCAAACTCATTGTTCTCAAACATCCAATGGCTTAACCACACTATAACTTCATTAGAATTTGATAAAATATACGCTATAGGTTGGTATATCCAGGAGAAGTTCTTTGTCAAATTCTTTATTGCAATTCTTGGAGGAAGATCCATAGATATGTTTGAGAGAAAACCCACAATGCATACATTTAGCCCACGAATCCGGCAATTCTTTTGATCTGATTGCAAGGTTATTGATGATGACCCATTGCTTCAATGAGTGAAGGACTTTGGAACCTCTTGGCCTTTAAGATATTTGCTGAATATTCGATGTTCATAAAGCATCTGTCATAACCAGCTTTTGTTAATTAGCTTCAATCACTTGAATTTACTTAACATAAGGAAAAATGGGAATATAGATGAAGAGACATTCACCTGTGCTGATTGAATTTTTTCTGGGTAGGAGTAGTCTCCGTAAGAACATGCTATACACAAGCGATGATAATTCACATATTCTAAATTAATCCATCCCAAACTAAGAAGTGTCACTTCGTCAATTTATGATATAGCTTGCATTTTGAACTTGTCTTGAATCTCAGTCAAAGAAATTATATCAGAATAAAAAATAAACCTATGTGATACTGACATTTCTGGATAAAAAGTTACTTTCTCCAATGTTTCACATCCATCGATATACAATCTCGTTATTGTGTTTGGAGCACACAAAATTGTCTTCAACATTTTGCAATTTTCTAAAGTGAGAACCTCCAACTTACATAGGCTTCTCACACAATCGGGAAGGGAATCAATAGGATTACCATCTAAATTCAACTCCTTCAATACcgataggccaataaaatccacaaGAAACCATTCATTCGACAAGTTATTATCTATAAGTGACAAAGTTACTAATGATTTGGGTAAAGAATTCGAAAAGGATCGCACACTTCTCGGTATAGCCTCCACAATGGCAGAGGAAGACATTTGGGGTTCTTTGATAATATTGTTAGCCTCAAACACTTCTAGGGATTCCATATCCTTTATCTCAACAGGAAACTCGCCAAGATTTAAACACCCATTTATCAATAGTTGTTTAAGCTTTTTTAAATTTCTTATGCTCCGTGGAAGCTTTTTCAGCTGACGGCATTCACTCATATTTATGACTACAAGTCTATCACAATTCCCAATCGATTCACTAATCTCAACGAGATTTGTACACCCTGCGAGTGTCAACCGCTCAAGTACAGGGAATGCAGAGAAGCTACCCACTGTAAGAAGCTTATAACAACCACTGAGATTAAGAAGCTTAAGTGACTTGAGCACCTGAATAATTAAAGATGAGTTTTAGTGTTACAAAGATAGATAACCAAAAactagaagaagaaaaaaagatgtTCAATTTAGTACCTTGGGCGTCTTCCAAAGTTGTTGTAGATTGCTATTCGACATGTTAAGAGAAACCATATTCCCCATTTGTAAATTTGAAGGTATTAAACTTAAAGGAAATCCATGCATACACAAATATCTTAAATCTTTAGGAAAGTTCTTGTACGATCCGATGATTTTTACATAGTTGAGTTGTAGTAGTCTTAAGTTACACATCTCACTAAATGCAAGTGTCTCAAAGACAACTTGTTCATTATCACTAGGAGAACATAAACTTAAAGCCCAACTGATGAAGGGAAATGATCTGAAGTTATCGTAGTCATCGACGGTACTTGAGTCGCGTGCAGTCTCATCCTCAAATGCTCGCATGTCAAGGACAAGATCTTGAATTTTTGATGTTCCCTACAAATAAAGGAATAGCAAGATATTAAATTAGAAGTTAATGTTATTGTTATATACATCAAACAAAATCGTTAATGAATGCACTCTTAACAGAATTGATTATTACCTTTTTCTGTTGCAACACTGTTGCAGACTCCTCATGATGCCATAACAGACTTCGTTTCCAAGGGGATTCTTGATGGACTACGTATCTCCCCAAATCTTGAAGAAGCTGACGCATATTTAACTGATTAGTTAACGGACAAGCTGTGAGAAGGCATCTGTTTGTGAGATTCTTGATCCCAGATGATCTGCATATACCACATGCTTTTAATATTTCTTCACAAAATTTTTTCCAACGAAAAAACAAGCAATGAACTTGAAGAGTTCCTTGTCCTTTTCATGTGGCAATGAGTCTAAACTTATTTGCAGCACCTTCTGAACATCATGATTAATCTTACCTAGCGATTCTAAGATATCATCCCATGTAGCGTCTTCATGACGAACAGAACTTCCCAAAACTTTAAGAGCTAGTGGATGCCCATTACAATACTCTGCAACCTTCTTTAGGTCTTTTATGTCGCCTTCTTTGCGTTCATTGTGCCCGAAGGCATGCCAACTTAAAAGCTGCATTGAATCTTTCTGACCCAACCCTTCAAGCAAGAGCCACATATACTTTGGTGGAACTTCAGTTTCAAACAACCTACATTTTTTTGTTATTGATCCATCTTtggatgttattattattttacttcCAGGATGAAGACCTTTCGTCCCGATTAACGCTTGCAACTGCTCAATTTTACTGATACCGTCTAGAACAAGAAGAGTTCTTTTCCTATGAAGTATTTTTTCAATCTTATACGTGCCCGCATTAGTATCTTGTACGTCCATCCAACTTCTATCTTGAAAGTCTTTAAGGATCTGTTTTTGTAAATCAAGCAATCCATTTGATGATGTACCACATCTCCTTTCGATATCTTCAAGAAAGCAGCTTCTTTCAAATTCGAAATAATGCAACTTAAAGATATAGTCAGCTAAGTAAGTCTTTCCAATCCCGGCCATCCCCCATAGTGTGACAACTTGGGTGTTATCTAATGAATTATCTTTCAAGAAATCTTTAACAATATTAATGACAGACTCCATCCCAATCATGTGTGGAATATTACTCCGTTTGTGTAGATCTAATCTGTTGCTGATCTCTTTAACAATTTCTTCAATAAGTATCGTCTCCAACCTgggatatttttaaattaatataataaaaaaaagttTGGTTTCATCTAAAACTACATCTAATGTTAAGGCTATGTTAGGCAAAATTAACTTGTGTGTGGGGCTTTAGATACCTTTGATATAAGTATTTAGCTGGTGTTTTTACTTGGAGCTATAGTTGGCACTTACTTTTAGAAAAGTTTTGTGACCTTCAAATGAAATCTGTGAATGGATGTAATTTAAAGGAGAAATGGATAATATTTCATTGTTCTAAAAAAATAGCTTGTAAAAGCAACTAGTTTCAAACATAACTTAAGCCTACAGAAATCTAGCCTAAGGTTCAAGCACTGCAATGATCATTACTAAATCTATAGGGTTGACCAACTAATAATTGAAATTTTTTCGAAAGAGATTTATTTTGTAGCTCTTTACAAAAATATAAATTCAAATAAAATTTTTACAAAATAGGTAAAACGATGATTCAATTGCATGTTTGAATGTTTTGGGGCCAAACCGATGTTTCAAATGCCGGTTTGGCGATGTGTTTGATTCTCTGTCAAACCGGCAAATGAAATGCTGGTTTGACTCTTTGACTGGAACAGTTTTTGCACCAACCGCCTTATCATTTATTCCCTCAATCCATGACATAAATGTTGCGAACCAAAAGATGCCACGTGTACAAACCGGCAAATGAAAAGCCAGTTTGTATCATTATATAATCCGACCTTTGCTTCATCGGTTTGCATCACTCCTTCAATTTCATACACTTTTTTTAAAACACACACACGATTTTGCAATGGATCCCGCCCAACCTCGAGTAACTCCGCTCGATGAATCACTATTATTTTTGCAATCAGCATCATGCCATACATGGCACAACCCTACGGTCAAGAGAAAACGTGGATATAAGGCTAACGAACTCGCAAGTTGACTACATAAGCCAGTGGTACGAACGAGCTCAGAGGGTCTATATTCCTACGTCGGGGGTGGGCACGGGCACGACTGCTCGTTACTTTTCGTGGTACTACGCGCGTACAATAGTTACTATACGTGATGTTATGAGACCACTACTCGTCAACCAATATCGTGATTGGGCAACCGAAGAGAAACTTTATGTaagtaaaataattattttatagcATTTGTGTGAAATGAATTAGTTTTAATATTTGTTTACATTTACCTATTGTGCAGGAGGAGCGTTTAGCAAGGACAAGCGCAATGGCTACATCTCAAATGCAACCAAACAGTCAACCAAACCTGCAGGCTTTTGTTGACTTTTCGCGTCATTTGATGGGCGTCACGCATCAAACTCATCATGATCCAGGTTTCCAGTTCTATGGTACACAAAACTACCAATGACCGGATTATGGTTTCCCTCAATATACAAATCAGGGTCAATCATCCAGGGCCACCCAGAACCAGAACGTGTCTATAGGGGATTATGGTTATGGTAGTACCCCTCATCAAACACCAAGGACTCTGCGTTTGATATGGGAAGTCCACCATATGGACATCAAACTCCAAGGAACTCTGTTTGATTTGCGATCTCAACGAACTCAATCATGTGTTCGTCGAAACTCTCCCTTGGCATTCTCAGATATGGGAGATACATCACAAGTTCATCAGAATGTACACGATGCGGCGGATTTAGGAGATGATGAGCCTGACCCACAACCACAACAACTCCGGAGGAGTGACCGGGTTTCAAATCCACCACGATGTGGTACCGGTGGACACAAACATGGGCATAGACGTGGACATTGATTGAGCATATTATTAATGATTGTAATAGTTTGGTTTTTTTAATGAGAACTCGtcattatcttttattataatgaatgtatttttattatattttattataatgaataatttaataattgaAAACTCGTTTTACAATCAAATTAATAaactaaaaattattataattaaataataaaaacataacataatatgaaaaacagaaaaaaactcattattaataaactaataaataatttaataaaaatcataataaatattaaataatacaaaCATAACATAATATATCAAAAAATAAATTACAATCCGGCATTTTGAAAGCCGTTTTAATCTGTTAGGGCAAACGTGgcttaaatatattataaaatgtaACTGGAGGGTAAACGTGATttacctatttttataaaaatctgtTTAAATTTCTATTTCTGTATTATAGTTAGAAAATAAATCTATTTTGGAAAAAATGTTAAAGAAATGTTTTATTACCTTTGCCCTTTGGGAATATAACCAAAATGCTCATTTCTTTAaagcttgttgactgacagcccttaaaaaagtttgacaatttgccctcgcaaggcgcaagatgccttgcgtccttgcgaccttgcgtccttgcgaccttgcgtacttgcgaccttgcgtcttaccCAAAAAGAGCTGGTTAAATAATCACTTTGCGTTCACTGTTCACCTCACAAAACACAATCATACGCAAGCTTCTCTCTGGTGCCCATTCGCTCGTCACTCGCAAAATCTTCATCAAGCTTCCTTAGATTCTCGCAAACACTCGCAAATCACtcgcaaaatcttcatcatcatcctcacatcttcatcgtgttcatccttCCTTCTTCATCGTCACTAAGCCGCAACCTTAATCATTCAATCTTCGATCTTCGAAAGTACAAGCGAGCTAATACGCCACCTACATCATCGAATCACCATCATCGTTCATTATTTCTCAAGAACAGGTTAGATTTTCTTAGATCTATGTTATATTATTCGATCTATGTTAGTTTTCTTCGTTCTTTGTGCTTAAACAAAGTTTTTGCACGCCAACTGTTAGATAAAATGTGTCAATGAAATTTGTTTGTATTTTGTGATTTTGTTTGTATATTATTGAGATTGCGTACGATACCCAGGACTTTTTGCTAGTTTTAAGTTGTAAAACTCGGTTGATATTtagacgcaaggttaaccttgcataTTTGCGTAGGACATGTGGTTGTACGCAAGGTTTTGTTTGCGTCTTTGCGTATGGCATATGGTTATTCTTTCATGTGGACGCAAAGTTTTGTTTACGTACTTGCGTCTTTGTTCTAGGTTACGCAAGGTGtctcttgcgtctttgcgtctaGATTGCATGATGCACCTAAGGTTAACCTTGCATCCTTGCATCCGTCATTATTGGCACGCAAACTTTGTTTTGCGTCTTGCGTATGGGTGATTTGTCTGCTGATGTTCTTCTCACTTTTACAGGGCTATGTTGAAGGTAAATTGACCATGAAGAATATGTTGACCGTGATACCTCAGGTCAAGAAAATTTTGACTGAAAATCAAGAAAAATTATTCCGAAGTACATGCTTTGGTCCCTGGTTAGATCTTTCATACACGGGTAATGATCCTGGACTAGTACATGCCATGCTCTAACAGAAATGTGAGCGTTCATCAAAATTAGATGCTACTAAGTACTCGGAAGAGCAACAAGATATTTGGTTTACTTTTTCTCCTAATTTTATGATTAGATTTGGTCGGCGTGAATTTTGTTTAGTCACCGGTTTTTTTTTGGATCCCGGACAGACATGGTTCATTACATCCATCGCAATTATGAATCTAAGACCGCACCCATTAGATGGCGTTGTTTTCCAAAGCATGCCGATGCCAGCAACATTTTGGTTAATGATATACAAAACATCCTTATCAAAAAATAAGGTGATGTAAAGGTTAGTGATGATGATATCGTTCGATTAgctacatttttgttaagtaatatGCCATGTGTTGGGTATTTTGTTATCGACGGGTATTTTCTCCAGGTATGAGTTGAATTTTAAATTctagggttaaggctactcaagggccatatactttttgttttgttccgatgtagtccatatacccaaaaaaatactattataggccataaactttgaaaaagtgtatcgatgtaaacaaaaggtaacttgttaccggctaaacaggtcaccttttgtttacatcgatacggAAAATATGTGacctacatcgatacactttttgaaagtatgtgaactACATTAGTACTTTTTTTTGTATAAAGCttacattggaacaaaaaaaattatacttttttgaAAATCAATCTACAAAATCGATCAACCTTATTTATCAGGTCAACGGTTTAcattaacacatttttttaaagtttatggcctataatagtattttttttttttgggtatatggactacatcgggacaaaataaaaagtatatggcccttgaatagccttaaccctaaattctaatatttatattttgCTCTTCATCATTTTGCGTTTGAGCAAGTGAACTTTACCATTCAACTCTTGTGTATAGTTAGTTCTCATATATTATTTCGTATCATCTTCCAACCATATCTTCTTTGTTAACTTATAATCTTACTTTCACCCTCACAGTTTTCCATTGCGGAAAATATTCCCAAGTGGCTTCCACACCCAACTAATAGTTTAAAGCTTCTCTACTTACGAGACTTCAAATTTGGTGATTTGTACCAACTTCAAGGTGTTTTATGTATCCTTCGGAACTCACCTAACTTGAGACGACTCGATGTGTACAATCAGGTAAAGAGTGCTAAACGTTTCTCTTGTGTTTTTGTGTTGTGTGTGCATATATAGTAATTTAATGTGGGTTCCTTTTATACACAGTCAGTCTCACTTTTAATGTATTTCCAGGATCTTCCAAACGTGTATTTGGATGTGAAACCAACAATAGCTTATTTGGAAGCTTCTGACTGTTTGGACCAGACATTGAACTGCttgaaaattataaatataatggaTGTAGAAAGATCAAGATCCTTGTTGCTATTTATAAAGCTTTTACTTGAACATTCTCCCACTCTTGAAAAAATATCAATCCGACCACGTGCAACTGTTGATGTTCAGGAAAGGTACAACTTCTCTAAGGATGTTATGCGGTTCCCACGAGCTTCCTCGAAAGCAGAGCTTCACTACTTGGATCCGTAACTACAATCCACTAATAACTTTAAGTTACTTTATAATTTAGTTGTATTCTGATTGTATGCATCATATATGTTATGGGTTTTCATTAACTCGCAGAGTGGTACTATAAAACTGGTAACCCTCCTGGTATTTATTTATACTTTGCGAGCAGCTAGAATAAAAACTAGATCAAGTGTTCCTTACAATAGTTGTGTAACAAGCATCTTTGGAAAAAGAAAATTCACAGATTGATTTGTTTGGATAAAATATACATATCACATCTATAGTGTAATGTTTGGATATTCTTGTTATTGTAACTATAGTGTTATAAGACCTTTACCAACCCTCCGTTAGTTTCCCCCTAGTCAGATGATGTGTTAAAAATTGACGAAAACTGACGGCCCCTAATGGAGCGTCAGTTAGTTTTGTATCCATCCGTCACCAAGTGGCACAAATGTGAAGGTGCGTTTGTTTTCTCCCAACCAATCAAAAATtttcattaattatatttttaatattaattaattttttccCACCCATTTTCAATCTGATTTTACCACATCACTCTAtccaatatttgaaaaaaaaactgACATATGGGGTTAAAAAATGTCAGAAATTGACATTGCCAAATCAGATTGCACTTTTTGGCTTAAAAGTGCACAACTGACCGTGATATCACTACCAAGGGTTAGAAATGGTCCAAAAACAATTTTACGGTTGGGTATTGATTGATTGAATACAATATACCCATTTCCCAATAGTGCTTATACAAACATTAATTTATCTTTGCATATTTATTGTGAATGGAAAATAACTTTACTACACGCACATATATCAGTTTTAACAAACAAGAACATGTGGCACAGATACCTTGTCCCATAACAGCATGCCAACAGTAGGATCTCAATATTTGCACTAACCCATTAGGAGAAGTCGATGAAGGCAGCATCACGGATTAATTAATTTTAGGTTCCAACCACACAACAAACAATTAGTACGTATTGTCTTGTTTATAGTCTTAAAAAACAGGAACACTGAGCGATGTGGTGTTTAGAACCCGTGGTAATATCTGCAGTAACACCCAACTGGAATCATGATTCAGGTAAATCTAAACTTACATTCAAATGGTTTTCCGGCACAACGGATCTCTCCCAGTCTCGCGTTAGTTTTAAAATCTTCAATATCATCAGCTCGAGTTTTGCCAATATTTATAATTGTTGTAACAGCACCAGCATCATGAGCAGCTCTGTATAATTGCTCCAACCACATTTGTACCCGACAAGTCGGAAAGCGGACATTGTCATAACGGATGAACCAAGAACGAGGAAAGCATCACACCCTGCAGCAGCTTCCATAGCTACAATCGCTCTATCTTTTGGTACGTACATTATCACCAAAAAACGCAACCTTCAAAAAGAGACACCTTAAGCCAATTAGTCAATTAGTGGTAGTAAAAACGGATTCCATGTATTAATACTAGTTACTAGAATTGAGTTACATCGGGTTTAAGAATTCAGTCACATTTTGAGCATGTCGGTATGTGGAAATCACCTTCCCATAATATTTCATGGATTTCAATATCACCATCGGGTCTTTGCTTCATCCCAAAACTCTTATCTAAATTGCTGCTGTCATAACCCAGACTTTCTATTGCTGCTGCCAACTGCAGTCAACGTATACACCCTTATTAATTTGTAACGTCCATAATAGTTATTCTCATGCAGGCACTGTTGTAAAGCTCCCCAATTAATCCTTTTTAAGAACAGGTCGATCCTAGTCTTGCGTTAATCGTCCACTCGTGTTTTGCCAATATCTATAATTTCCGTAGCAGCACCAGCATCATGAGCTGCTCTGTGCAATTCATGTACATTTCtcaattaaacaaaaaaaaaactataaaaataCCAAAACATAGTAACGTtcgtgatcaaaccaaaatcgtaatGGGTGatgagatttcgggtttgagtgcttaatttggaaAAAGGAGTAagttgattgttttaactccaataattgtgcgaaccccgatttgaaatctggattctaagggcgtaaaacaatcaagtagattaaccttattcgatcggaatcgaataagttaatatcttagtgtGGGTTAACTCGGATGGTGATCGGAGCACCTATCGGAATTAAGCTAACGACTGGAGTGACGTTATCGTAATTGATTTTGGCAGAGTAACGTTTATGCAtccagtgtcttttttaaatgaatgatttcacttgtgtatttatagatgttgtggagggaatgatgacgtggcacatgtccctttcatggttgtaacaaactttatcaatcccgaggggtgacgtggcacctgtccctttcgtgGGGAATAACAGATTCTAACGAACTTCCCTAAATTTGCAGGCTGACGTGGCACGCGACTTGCCCGCGTGCTTGTTCCGTGATCAAGTGGTCATTCCGGGACGAGGTGCCTGCTCTGTGGTGACGCACTCTTGTTTCGGGAcaacgtgcttgtcccgggagtGTCTTTATGTCTGTTTAGTGGACCGAGACGATGCTGTCGGTGAGTTGGTTCCGGTTATAGCATTACGATGTTCTCGGTCCAGCCGGGTAGGTTTCGCCTAGACACGTTCTAAGTATTTCTTAACGGTCACGATTATGATGACTTGTCTTGCGATGCCTAGTTACGATCATCTTGATCGGTTGTAAGGTGCCGGTTACGTGTTTGTCATCC
This genomic stretch from Rutidosis leptorrhynchoides isolate AG116_Rl617_1_P2 chromosome 11, CSIRO_AGI_Rlap_v1, whole genome shotgun sequence harbors:
- the LOC139875129 gene encoding uncharacterized protein produces the protein MVILSCGRKVLFTYLRLCSRLRKVSLASLRLDCMMHLRAMLKFSIAENIPKWLPHPTNSLKLLYLRDFKFGDLYQLQGVLCILRNSPNLRRLDVYNQDLPNVYLDVKPTIAYLEASDCLDQTLNCLKIINIMDVERSRSLLLFIKLLLEHSPTLEKISIRPRATVDVQERYNFSKDVMRFPRASSKAELHYLDP